Proteins encoded by one window of Vampirovibrionales bacterium:
- a CDS encoding efflux RND transporter periplasmic adaptor subunit encodes MKKQILLLVMMATIVGLSGCASEKKEEAEGHLSDVIEISADAVKNASIQTLTVTEKAASGQLGSVAEIRANENRVFHINPPIPGRVVEDRVLLGDVVKQGQVVAILQNVEVAKVNAEFIHQLHQNEVDARQARTRLGLAKKNLDREKKLLEEGISPRKDYIQAEADYQLAQSEMEGLQEHAVHIKSEAKALLGAYGSRLGNVHSERINSSSALTSPRSGIVTKKNVVAGDMVNPEETLYEVADLNQVWLDITLYPKDIERVKLAQKVTFTSDAIPGKTFSGVINYLQPAASETSQTFVARVFLDNPGLILKPGLLGQAVIQTEAHEPQAFIPEAAVQTYGKETFVFLVKGEGKFQKRTVELGDKVAGGYLVESGLAAGDKVVGKGSFTLKAEMLKSQFAEEE; translated from the coding sequence ATGAAAAAACAAATATTGCTTCTAGTGATGATGGCTACTATCGTTGGATTGAGTGGATGTGCGTCAGAAAAGAAGGAAGAAGCGGAAGGGCATTTGTCCGATGTAATCGAAATCAGTGCCGATGCCGTTAAAAATGCCTCGATTCAAACCCTGACCGTGACAGAGAAAGCGGCCAGCGGTCAGCTTGGAAGTGTTGCGGAAATCCGTGCCAACGAAAACCGAGTGTTTCATATCAACCCGCCGATTCCCGGTCGCGTGGTAGAAGATCGGGTGTTGCTGGGCGATGTGGTGAAACAAGGCCAAGTGGTGGCGATACTCCAAAATGTGGAAGTCGCCAAGGTGAATGCCGAATTTATTCACCAGCTTCACCAGAACGAGGTGGATGCCCGGCAAGCCAGAACCAGACTGGGGCTGGCCAAAAAGAATCTGGATCGTGAAAAGAAATTGCTCGAAGAAGGAATCAGCCCTCGTAAAGACTATATTCAAGCGGAGGCGGATTACCAATTGGCGCAATCGGAGATGGAAGGATTGCAAGAGCATGCCGTTCATATCAAGTCCGAAGCCAAAGCGTTATTGGGTGCTTATGGCAGCCGTTTAGGAAACGTCCATTCGGAACGAATTAACAGTAGCAGTGCTTTGACAAGTCCCCGCTCCGGCATTGTCACTAAAAAGAATGTGGTGGCCGGGGATATGGTTAATCCCGAAGAAACCTTATATGAAGTGGCGGATTTAAATCAAGTCTGGTTGGATATTACCCTATACCCCAAGGACATCGAACGGGTGAAACTGGCTCAGAAAGTCACGTTTACCAGTGATGCCATCCCTGGAAAGACATTCTCCGGGGTTATCAATTACCTGCAACCCGCCGCTTCGGAAACCAGCCAAACGTTTGTTGCCAGAGTCTTCCTGGACAACCCTGGCCTTATCTTAAAGCCGGGTTTGTTGGGACAGGCCGTTATTCAAACGGAAGCTCACGAACCGCAAGCATTTATACCGGAAGCGGCTGTTCAAACCTACGGCAAGGAAACCTTTGTGTTTCTGGTTAAAGGAGAAGGCAAATTCCAGAAACGAACGGTGGAACTGGGTGACAAGGTGGCTGGCGGCTACTTGGTGGAAAGCGGTCTTGCAGCCGGTGATAAGGTTGTTGGAAAAGGCAGCTTTACTCTGAAAGCCGAGATGCTGAAAAGCCAGTTTGCGGAAGAGGAATAA
- a CDS encoding TolC family protein, with amino-acid sequence MFSRLLSTVLIIYFLAIPAFAESLTLEQAIDTAIQNNPQLKAAKARLGVSDAEIKTAGARPNPMVVSDNGIAEDTYRAGIEQTIELGGKRRKRIAVAKAQLTVVQSEIDQAWLELRANVRRAYTRLYLTQEQQKALEEILSGTEKLLSVSQKQEQAGDVSQLDVLQADISVVNAKNDLQTLVNQRVEARNHLNSLLNQPLDTSVALSPPTLYPTLLETPAPSLTKSSDGTLQASVAKTDFSLDKLIETALSHRPEMLQNERQMAVTERQLSLAKVNRIPNLSLTAGPDIVIPGGGDEGGKAFGAFIIGTMELPVWNRQQGPIQKALAEQAQLQQEQIVLKNKITLEVTNAYNAFYANQDRVMRYETELFPKAQTVAEKSRRSFEEGKSSILIPLLAQKAYTNTRLGYLQAMMDLQNAISDLERAVGTGL; translated from the coding sequence GTGTTTTCACGTCTATTATCAACAGTCTTAATCATCTATTTTTTGGCAATTCCAGCTTTTGCAGAATCGTTGACGCTGGAGCAAGCCATTGACACCGCCATCCAAAACAATCCCCAATTGAAGGCAGCCAAAGCCAGACTAGGGGTGAGCGATGCCGAAATTAAAACAGCGGGTGCCCGTCCCAACCCGATGGTTGTTTCTGACAATGGGATTGCCGAAGATACTTATCGAGCCGGGATTGAGCAAACTATTGAACTGGGCGGCAAGCGGCGCAAAAGAATTGCCGTGGCCAAAGCCCAATTGACCGTGGTTCAAAGCGAGATTGATCAGGCATGGTTGGAACTCAGAGCCAACGTCAGAAGAGCCTATACTCGTCTGTATTTGACCCAGGAACAGCAGAAAGCCCTTGAGGAGATTTTATCCGGTACAGAGAAGTTATTGTCTGTTTCCCAAAAGCAGGAACAGGCCGGAGATGTTTCCCAACTGGATGTATTGCAGGCGGATATTTCCGTCGTCAATGCTAAAAATGACCTGCAAACTCTGGTCAATCAAAGGGTGGAAGCAAGAAATCACTTAAACTCACTCTTAAACCAGCCCTTGGATACTTCGGTGGCATTGTCTCCCCCAACCTTATACCCAACGTTATTGGAAACCCCTGCCCCATCACTTACAAAATCATCAGATGGGACGCTTCAAGCCAGTGTCGCTAAAACAGATTTTAGCCTGGATAAACTCATTGAAACGGCTTTGTCCCATCGACCGGAAATGTTGCAGAACGAGCGGCAAATGGCAGTAACTGAGAGACAACTTTCCCTGGCCAAGGTCAATCGCATTCCCAACCTTTCGTTGACGGCAGGCCCGGATATTGTGATTCCGGGTGGTGGAGATGAGGGAGGAAAGGCGTTCGGCGCTTTTATTATCGGAACAATGGAATTGCCTGTCTGGAATCGTCAGCAAGGGCCGATTCAAAAAGCTCTGGCAGAACAGGCGCAATTACAGCAAGAGCAAATCGTCCTCAAAAATAAAATTACGCTGGAAGTTACCAATGCCTATAACGCCTTTTATGCCAACCAGGATCGGGTGATGCGGTACGAAACGGAACTGTTCCCCAAAGCCCAGACCGTTGCGGAAAAATCCAGGCGAAGTTTTGAAGAGGGCAAGTCTTCCATTTTGATTCCCCTGCTTGCCCAGAAAGCGTATACAAATACACGGCTAGGGTATCTTCAGGCGATGATGGACTTGCAAAATGCGATCAGTGATTTGGAAAGAGCGGTAGGGACAGGATTATGA